In Aminobacterium sp. MB27-C1, a single genomic region encodes these proteins:
- a CDS encoding glycosyltransferase family 4 protein: MRVLHYVNEGTLSWSRPWIQLIQSLQNKNVDNVVACPLEGQLSSLFTEAGIIVFTYKPRISWAPFLCKGFEECLKKIQPDIIHTRLFSAAVIGGYWGEKYNIPVVATIDSRPKKKYFRYIDKTIAVSSYIKQQAIASGMQKEHIDVIPNAVEVKYYEKPATFDFGIVRDRYGIRKEDAIIIAAGRFVGWKGFDVLIEAFKKISSENSRNVWLLLAGCGEEEDKLKLLADNHPRIIFLGFVNDIRPFLWASNLYVLPSRLPEPFGLSLLEAMASGLLCVATSNGGPNDIINHDYDGWLVPPDDCENLANTLNQVLLSSEVRKKEVEKRAIQKAATFDVEQISLLCIDYYQSLLMGEKYAH; this comes from the coding sequence ATGAGGGTGTTGCACTACGTAAATGAAGGGACGTTGTCGTGGAGCCGCCCTTGGATTCAATTAATCCAGAGTCTACAAAATAAAAATGTAGATAATGTTGTTGCTTGTCCTTTGGAAGGACAATTGTCATCCTTATTTACTGAAGCAGGGATTATTGTTTTTACATACAAACCCCGTATCTCTTGGGCTCCCTTTCTCTGCAAAGGTTTTGAAGAATGTCTAAAAAAGATACAGCCAGATATTATTCATACACGACTTTTTTCTGCAGCAGTTATAGGAGGATATTGGGGGGAAAAATATAATATTCCTGTTGTTGCCACAATAGATTCAAGGCCTAAAAAGAAGTATTTTCGTTATATAGATAAAACTATTGCGGTCTCTTCTTATATTAAACAACAAGCGATAGCAAGCGGGATGCAGAAAGAACACATTGATGTTATTCCTAATGCAGTAGAGGTGAAGTATTATGAAAAACCAGCTACTTTTGACTTTGGAATAGTTAGAGATCGTTATGGAATAAGAAAAGAAGACGCTATTATCATTGCTGCAGGGCGTTTTGTTGGTTGGAAGGGGTTTGATGTTCTCATTGAAGCCTTTAAGAAAATTAGCAGTGAAAATAGTAGAAATGTATGGTTATTATTGGCTGGTTGTGGTGAGGAAGAAGATAAATTAAAATTATTGGCCGATAACCATCCTCGTATTATTTTTTTAGGTTTTGTTAATGATATTCGTCCCTTTTTGTGGGCTTCCAACCTTTATGTTTTGCCCTCGCGACTACCGGAACCCTTTGGTCTCTCTTTGTTAGAAGCTATGGCATCAGGGTTGTTATGTGTTGCTACAAGTAACGGGGGACCGAATGATATTATCAATCATGATTATGATGGTTGGCTTGTTCCTCCCGATGATTGTGAAAATCTTGCCAACACCTTGAATCAAGTTTTGCTTTCTTCTGAAGTTCGAAAAAAAGAGGTAGAAAAGCGTGCTATTCAAAAAGCGGCTACTTTTGATGTGGAACAAATTTCTTTGTTGTGTATTGATTATTATCAGTCTTTATTAATGGGAGAGAAATATGCGCATTGA
- a CDS encoding glycosyltransferase family 9 protein, protein MRIEASRVSRVLVIGLSCIGDMLFATAALRNLRHFLPDASFTLWAPPRIIGMFEEDPMWNSVELYDRRKDFSGFNGRLKAVQKMRGGKFDLVVDLRATLMPLVSGALYSPLFAVNEFFFPKKIHEVEKWLYFFSSLGVPLLYRNMRLHISSFQKNNVTTFLKEKLKGNPFFVLNPGADSAKRWPWGHYANLGEKLVERYNAYIGVIGYSDQEQKIAASVLEAVGEKGIDLSKKLALSTLGAWLSCANLVVSNDTGPLHMAAALSVPVVGIYGPSLPQINGPWGTIHRVVIPPVSCAPCIQGKKCKQGVGSCLSRLPVDTVMNACDDVLSESQRDSEK, encoded by the coding sequence ATGCGCATTGAGGCATCTCGTGTTTCACGAGTATTAGTTATTGGACTTTCCTGCATAGGGGACATGCTCTTTGCTACGGCGGCTCTTAGAAACTTGCGTCATTTTTTACCTGATGCCAGTTTCACTTTATGGGCCCCACCTCGTATTATAGGAATGTTTGAAGAAGATCCTATGTGGAATAGTGTAGAATTGTATGATCGTAGAAAAGATTTTTCTGGTTTCAATGGTCGTTTAAAGGCCGTACAAAAAATGAGAGGCGGTAAATTTGACCTTGTTGTCGATTTGAGAGCAACGCTCATGCCTTTAGTTAGCGGAGCTCTGTACTCTCCTCTGTTTGCAGTAAACGAATTTTTCTTCCCCAAGAAAATTCATGAGGTGGAGAAATGGCTTTATTTTTTTTCATCTTTGGGTGTTCCATTGTTATATCGTAATATGCGACTCCATATCTCTTCTTTTCAAAAAAATAATGTTACGACATTTTTGAAAGAAAAATTGAAAGGGAATCCTTTTTTTGTTCTTAATCCAGGGGCCGATTCCGCTAAAAGATGGCCATGGGGACATTATGCTAATCTGGGGGAAAAACTTGTCGAACGTTACAATGCCTATATTGGTGTAATAGGTTATAGCGATCAAGAACAAAAAATAGCTGCTTCTGTGCTTGAAGCTGTTGGCGAAAAGGGGATAGATTTATCAAAAAAGCTGGCATTAAGCACTTTGGGGGCGTGGCTTTCATGTGCTAATTTGGTTGTTTCAAATGATACAGGACCGCTCCATATGGCTGCTGCTCTTTCAGTTCCTGTGGTTGGCATCTATGGGCCATCTCTACCACAGATAAATGGTCCGTGGGGGACAATACATCGAGTTGTTATTCCGCCTGTTTCATGTGCTCCTTGTATCCAAGGGAAAAAATGTAAGCAAGGCGTAGGAAGTTGCCTTTCTAGATTACCTGTTGATACTGTAATGAACGCATGCGATGATGTCTTGTCAGAGAGCCAGCGGGATTCAGAAAAATGA
- a CDS encoding glycosyltransferase family 9 protein, with translation MRELNLAGRMLVIAYSSFGDVISKFGAVRELKRKNPHLYITWLVCSPYRELVASQPFVDEIIVWDRSQGNIGFAKLLLEIRRCKFDIVLDLQRSDRALVMTLFSRASQRIGWHAWFPYVHNFFVQDALAFLGIDTNVLEKPRIFVPEEAKKRVKLLLSSPDLPLILCIIGASKPEKCWPVANWIEFLNLLTDLNVIPFLIGHGELEEDWGQTICSSTTNKRVKNLIGKLSFLEMGAACSVAAVALGGDTGPLHLAEAIGTSTIGLFGPTDPWDAGYKDIVFITVNCPHLGCQNWDCTSPCMKTLNPLEIFDVAREIIHKRA, from the coding sequence ATGAGAGAATTAAACTTAGCGGGGCGAATGCTTGTTATAGCTTATAGCTCTTTTGGTGATGTTATCTCTAAATTTGGTGCAGTCAGAGAGTTAAAAAGGAAAAATCCGCATCTCTATATTACATGGCTTGTTTGTTCCCCCTACAGGGAGCTAGTAGCATCTCAACCTTTCGTAGACGAAATTATTGTTTGGGATCGTTCCCAAGGAAATATTGGCTTTGCTAAGTTGTTACTAGAGATAAGGAGATGTAAGTTCGATATTGTTTTGGATTTACAGCGTTCTGACAGAGCTTTGGTCATGACCCTTTTCTCAAGAGCTTCTCAAAGGATAGGTTGGCACGCCTGGTTCCCATATGTTCATAATTTTTTTGTTCAAGATGCCCTTGCCTTTTTGGGGATAGATACAAACGTTCTTGAAAAACCAAGAATCTTTGTGCCAGAAGAAGCAAAAAAACGGGTTAAATTGCTTTTGAGTTCTCCTGATCTCCCCTTAATCTTGTGTATTATTGGGGCAAGTAAACCTGAAAAATGCTGGCCAGTGGCGAACTGGATTGAATTTTTGAATCTACTTACTGACTTAAATGTTATTCCCTTTCTTATAGGCCATGGAGAATTAGAAGAAGACTGGGGACAGACAATATGTTCATCCACAACAAACAAACGTGTTAAAAATTTAATAGGAAAATTATCATTTTTAGAAATGGGCGCTGCGTGCTCTGTTGCTGCTGTCGCTTTAGGTGGAGATACTGGTCCTTTGCATTTAGCAGAAGCTATAGGAACTTCTACTATAGGTCTCTTCGGTCCCACTGATCCTTGGGATGCGGGATATAAAGATATAGTCTTTATTACAGTTAATTGTCCTCATCTGGGATGCCAGAATTGGGATTGCACATCTCCTTGTATGAAAACATTAAACCCCCTAGAGATTTTTGATGTTGCGCGCGAGATTATTCACAAAAGAGCTTAA
- a CDS encoding O-antigen ligase has product MVADRMIEYGFLWSLFWSPWGPVPRYFGWLVALVGFAIKIVRKEPIPPVFEKTVSYVCIGLLLWGGVGTWIAKHDLNAWGRGFSMLVEFLFACWLAAYVLKKEKNITRWVRIWYATIILTLAYSFYEILQSPLGEGLFSNINSLGIYICIIFPFALLYPGSNNFAKMMPIKRVGYVLVALLVFLSLVMSFTTAAWGSCSIALLLLLYFDRRVRKVTGLFFLMFILIASVGYISGNSTFHQVSNRFLREIKQITSFNDMSMLTTKRSDIWKVSYYMIKEKPLSGWGWGKFHEEFDAIRRKCVPQNRIKIADAHNMYFNLAIYGGIPTLLGVLFLFLTALKNMFYRFRQSGDKWRWLFLVCWVTIILILIYSIAGDVFSFRYKAAVLFWSVLGFGLQRRDRIFRA; this is encoded by the coding sequence ATGGTTGCAGATCGCATGATTGAGTATGGCTTTTTATGGTCTTTATTTTGGTCTCCATGGGGGCCTGTTCCGCGATATTTTGGCTGGTTAGTTGCATTGGTTGGCTTTGCAATAAAAATTGTGCGAAAAGAGCCGATTCCTCCTGTGTTTGAAAAAACAGTATCTTATGTATGTATAGGATTATTGTTATGGGGAGGGGTTGGAACGTGGATTGCGAAACATGACCTTAACGCATGGGGGCGAGGATTCTCTATGCTTGTGGAGTTTCTTTTCGCTTGTTGGCTCGCTGCTTATGTTTTGAAAAAAGAAAAAAACATAACACGTTGGGTACGCATTTGGTACGCAACGATTATTCTTACTCTAGCTTATTCTTTTTATGAAATACTCCAATCCCCGTTAGGCGAAGGTCTTTTCTCAAATATTAATTCTCTTGGAATTTATATTTGCATCATTTTCCCCTTTGCACTTTTATATCCCGGAAGTAATAATTTCGCAAAAATGATGCCAATAAAACGAGTTGGTTATGTTCTCGTTGCCCTTTTAGTGTTTTTAAGCTTAGTTATGAGTTTTACCACCGCAGCATGGGGATCATGCAGTATTGCCTTATTATTACTCCTCTATTTTGATCGGCGTGTCAGGAAAGTAACGGGGCTTTTCTTCTTAATGTTTATACTTATTGCTTCCGTTGGCTATATTTCAGGAAATTCAACTTTTCATCAAGTCTCAAATCGTTTTCTTCGGGAAATTAAGCAAATAACAAGTTTTAATGATATGAGTATGTTAACAACAAAAAGGTCGGATATTTGGAAAGTTTCCTACTATATGATAAAAGAAAAACCCCTTTCTGGTTGGGGGTGGGGAAAATTTCATGAAGAATTTGATGCGATACGAAGAAAATGTGTTCCCCAAAATCGAATAAAAATTGCTGATGCACATAATATGTACTTCAATCTTGCCATATATGGTGGAATTCCAACACTTTTAGGAGTACTGTTTTTATTTCTAACGGCCTTAAAAAATATGTTTTATAGGTTTAGACAGTCTGGCGATAAGTGGCGTTGGCTTTTTCTTGTCTGTTGGGTTACCATAATATTAATCCTTATATACAGTATTGCAGGTGATGTCTTTTCTTTCAGATATAAGGCAGCTGTTTTATTTTGGTCTGTGCTTGGCTTTGGCTTGCAACGCAGGGATCGTATATTTAGGGCTTAA
- a CDS encoding S-layer homology domain-containing protein yields MKKMLALVAVVALVAFAAPAFAANPFMDVPMNHWAYDAVGQLAARGVVSGYPDGSYKGNQPMTRYEMASLVARALAVVDMNKASKQDVEMLKKLVVEFKDELDALGVKVDKLDSRVAVLEENLGGWKLWGEFRFDAKFADEKGGLYTDNEDVDFDLNRYRIWMSKKVDDKVTFIARLGKGEGTNVAWQRYYIDVKMPWDVNMWAGLWLFDWEGDDGLYTDNDARFTDRSLQGFYFAKPFSMGEFALYAARKDTNTTVTGFDTLVQFDDDGNIIDEMDNVAGIQLAADEYYEYAGRVKFNFNENFWMSGNYIKRDYEVSEDESVWWAAMGVHFNPEWAFKGAYYKEDLGNVTGEDKPGAWQAILDVDQEALGFTSVWIEYMDFDENFKAWTDGPWDDYGTVTGKALGNYDNVLFVRLNQKWNDKWSTFQRYLSGSARGTGVLVDDTTNWTFGVKYYYTPALSFELAYDKIENSMTVNGLDDNVVRLRTRVTF; encoded by the coding sequence ATGAAAAAAATGCTTGCACTTGTAGCAGTAGTAGCATTGGTTGCATTTGCCGCACCGGCATTTGCCGCTAATCCTTTCATGGATGTACCTATGAATCACTGGGCCTATGATGCAGTAGGTCAGCTTGCCGCTCGTGGCGTAGTTTCCGGTTATCCTGATGGTTCCTACAAAGGAAACCAGCCCATGACCCGTTATGAAATGGCTTCTCTCGTAGCCCGTGCACTGGCTGTTGTTGATATGAACAAAGCCAGCAAACAGGATGTTGAGATGCTTAAGAAACTCGTTGTTGAGTTTAAAGACGAACTTGACGCTCTTGGCGTAAAGGTTGACAAACTTGACAGCAGAGTAGCTGTTCTTGAAGAGAACCTTGGCGGCTGGAAATTATGGGGCGAGTTCCGTTTCGATGCAAAGTTTGCCGATGAAAAAGGTGGACTTTACACTGATAACGAAGATGTAGATTTTGATCTTAACCGTTATCGTATCTGGATGAGCAAGAAAGTTGACGATAAAGTGACTTTCATCGCTCGTTTGGGTAAAGGTGAAGGTACAAACGTTGCATGGCAGCGTTACTACATTGATGTAAAAATGCCTTGGGATGTAAATATGTGGGCAGGTCTTTGGCTCTTCGATTGGGAAGGCGACGATGGACTCTATACTGATAACGATGCTCGTTTCACCGATCGTTCCCTCCAGGGTTTCTACTTCGCCAAACCTTTCAGCATGGGTGAGTTCGCTCTCTATGCTGCTCGTAAAGACACAAATACAACAGTAACAGGCTTTGATACTTTGGTGCAGTTTGATGATGATGGTAATATCATAGACGAGATGGACAACGTTGCAGGTATTCAGCTTGCTGCTGATGAGTATTATGAGTATGCAGGCCGTGTGAAATTCAACTTCAACGAGAATTTCTGGATGTCTGGAAACTACATCAAACGTGACTATGAAGTAAGCGAAGATGAGTCCGTATGGTGGGCAGCTATGGGCGTACATTTCAATCCTGAGTGGGCCTTTAAAGGTGCTTACTACAAAGAGGATCTTGGTAATGTAACTGGAGAAGATAAACCAGGTGCATGGCAGGCTATCCTTGATGTTGATCAGGAAGCTCTTGGATTTACATCTGTTTGGATTGAGTACATGGATTTCGACGAGAATTTCAAAGCTTGGACAGATGGTCCTTGGGATGACTACGGAACAGTTACAGGCAAAGCTCTCGGAAATTATGACAATGTTCTGTTTGTACGTTTGAATCAGAAATGGAACGATAAGTGGAGCACATTCCAGCGTTATTTGAGCGGAAGCGCTCGTGGAACAGGTGTTCTTGTTGATGACACCACTAACTGGACATTTGGCGTGAAGTATTACTACACACCAGCTCTTTCCTTTGAGCTTGCTTATGATAAGATTGAAAATAGCATGACAGTTAATGGTCTCGACGATAACGTAGTCAGACTTCGTACTCGCGTAACATTCTAG